Proteins co-encoded in one Arthrobacter alpinus genomic window:
- a CDS encoding HPr family phosphocarrier protein, translating into MIERTATIASTVGLHARPASIFAEAAGELDAEVTIARVGDAIEDAVDADSMLALMSLGMEFGEAVVLRTDDDSAEAALDSLVSILETNHDA; encoded by the coding sequence GCACCGTTGGACTGCACGCCCGCCCGGCATCAATCTTTGCCGAAGCCGCCGGCGAGCTGGACGCCGAGGTGACCATTGCGCGCGTGGGCGACGCCATTGAGGACGCGGTAGACGCGGACAGCATGCTGGCACTGATGAGCCTGGGCATGGAGTTCGGCGAAGCGGTTGTGCTGCGCACCGATGACGACTCAGCAGAGGCTGCTTTGGACTCGCTGGTCAGCATCCTGGAGACCAACCACGACGCCTAG
- a CDS encoding hydroxymethylpyrimidine/phosphomethylpyrimidine kinase, translated as MTMNAPALALTIAGSEATGGAGAQADLKTFQELGVFGIVNLTCIVSFDPKDNWNHRFVPVDQQVIADQLEATTAAYGAASGAPTTLDTVKIGMMGSPATITTVETALKAAAFKNVVLDPVLICKGQEPGHALDTDQALKAQILPLATFVTPNHFEAESLSGMVINNVEDLKAAARKIHEISGAAVLAKGGVRLEGDDAVDVFFDGETLEVLSAPKVGEVAVSGAGCSLAAAVTAELAKGATPLEAARTAKAFVTEGIKNRVTSGAPFTALWQGGARA; from the coding sequence ATGACTATGAATGCCCCCGCCCTTGCCCTGACCATCGCCGGATCCGAAGCGACAGGCGGTGCCGGCGCCCAAGCCGACCTCAAGACATTCCAGGAACTGGGCGTCTTCGGCATTGTGAACCTCACCTGCATCGTTTCCTTTGATCCCAAAGACAACTGGAACCACCGCTTTGTGCCAGTAGATCAGCAGGTCATTGCCGACCAGTTGGAAGCTACGACGGCGGCCTATGGTGCCGCTTCCGGCGCACCCACCACGCTGGACACGGTCAAGATCGGCATGATGGGCAGCCCAGCCACCATCACCACTGTGGAGACGGCGCTCAAGGCTGCAGCGTTCAAGAATGTGGTTCTGGACCCGGTACTGATCTGCAAGGGCCAGGAGCCCGGCCACGCACTGGACACCGATCAGGCGCTGAAGGCCCAGATCCTGCCGTTGGCCACCTTTGTCACGCCCAACCACTTCGAGGCGGAGTCCCTCTCTGGCATGGTCATCAACAACGTTGAAGACCTCAAGGCTGCCGCCCGCAAGATCCATGAAATCTCCGGAGCAGCAGTCCTCGCCAAGGGTGGCGTGCGGCTGGAAGGTGATGACGCCGTCGACGTTTTCTTTGACGGCGAAACACTGGAAGTACTCTCCGCGCCGAAGGTTGGCGAGGTTGCAGTCTCAGGTGCCGGTTGCTCGCTCGCCGCAGCCGTGACAGCCGAGCTGGCCAAGGGGGCAACCCCGTTGGAGGCCGCACGCACGGCCAAGGCTTTCGTCACCGAGGGCATCAAGAACCGCGTGACATCGGGCGCACCGTTCACCGCTCTTTGGCAGGGTGGCGCGCGCGCCTAA
- a CDS encoding SDR family NAD(P)-dependent oxidoreductase: MARPVALITGATSGLGAEFAQQLGRAQHDLVLVSRDAARLEAKAVRLRNDFGIDVQILPADLITDDGVASVSARLADPVRPVAVLVNNAGFSLLKAFEKNSVEEEAAHLRILAQTPMELTHAVLPGMLERGAGRIINVSSVSAFIPRGTYGAAKAWGVSFSRFANLRYGPRGVKVTAVCPGFVHTEFHQRMGADMGGVKPWMWLNAEQVVREGLADNAVGKAVSIPSRRYATLMALAKLVPDRVSAAAGNRGR, encoded by the coding sequence ATGGCCCGCCCCGTGGCGCTGATTACCGGCGCCACGTCAGGGTTGGGTGCTGAATTTGCCCAGCAACTTGGCCGCGCCCAGCATGATTTGGTGCTGGTCTCCCGTGACGCCGCCCGCCTCGAGGCCAAGGCGGTGCGCCTGCGCAATGACTTTGGCATTGATGTGCAGATCCTGCCCGCTGACTTAATTACGGACGACGGCGTTGCTTCCGTCAGTGCCCGGCTGGCGGACCCGGTGCGCCCCGTCGCGGTGCTGGTCAACAACGCCGGGTTCAGTCTGCTGAAGGCCTTTGAGAAGAACTCTGTGGAAGAGGAAGCGGCGCACCTGCGCATCTTGGCTCAGACTCCCATGGAACTCACCCACGCCGTACTGCCCGGAATGCTGGAGCGTGGTGCCGGACGCATCATCAACGTCTCAAGCGTGTCAGCGTTTATCCCGCGCGGCACGTACGGCGCGGCCAAGGCATGGGGCGTCAGCTTCAGCCGATTCGCGAATCTACGCTACGGCCCACGTGGCGTGAAAGTGACAGCGGTGTGCCCCGGCTTTGTGCACACCGAATTCCACCAGCGCATGGGTGCCGATATGGGAGGCGTGAAGCCGTGGATGTGGCTCAACGCCGAACAAGTGGTGCGCGAGGGCCTGGCCGATAACGCAGTGGGCAAGGCCGTGTCCATCCCGTCCCGGCGCTACGCCACCTTGATGGCACTGGCCAAGCTGGTCCCTGACCGCGTGTCCGCAGCAGCAGGCAACCGCGGCCGCTGA
- a CDS encoding GNAT family N-acetyltransferase, whose protein sequence is MSVNEALESDPFDATVRMGRNDARHRYELFVADELAVIITFADLPGHIDLIHTVGQPGFEGQGLAKVLARYALDDVVASGKRIIPHCSYVRRFLAKHPEPYLQYTDFPDSAGDA, encoded by the coding sequence ATGAGTGTGAACGAAGCCTTGGAATCTGATCCGTTTGACGCCACTGTGCGCATGGGCCGCAATGATGCCCGGCACCGCTACGAGCTGTTCGTGGCCGATGAATTGGCCGTGATCATCACGTTCGCGGACCTGCCCGGCCACATTGACCTCATCCATACTGTTGGCCAGCCCGGCTTCGAGGGGCAGGGCCTGGCCAAGGTGTTGGCGCGCTATGCCCTGGATGACGTGGTGGCCTCCGGCAAACGGATCATTCCGCACTGCAGTTACGTGAGGCGGTTCCTGGCCAAACATCCGGAACCGTACCTGCAGTACACCGACTTCCCCGATTCCGCCGGGGACGCCTAG
- a CDS encoding MFS transporter, translated as MPIDRSMTQPESGVKDTADHRQTKLKKPRLPKLKKRRLGVDDVNVVDGPMLKKALSGTVVGNTMEWYDVGVFGYLIGTMGPVFLPEADPDVRTLFLLGTFAATFLARPLGGVVFGWLGDKIGRQKVLATTLMVMAASTFAVGLLPGYAQIGIWAAVLLVVVKLIQGFSTGGEYAGATTFVSEYAPDKRRGYFASILDLGSYMGFAIGAATVSVLQLTLGQDAMEQWGWRVPFLIAGPLGLIAIYFRMKIEESPQFQATLDANEEASKSAADSDVSTSNGPVHLVKVYWRQVLLAMILVAAANTAGYALTSYMPTYLTDSMGYDEIHGTILTIPILVAMAVCIPLAGRLSDRIGRRPVLWVGAISTVVLAIPAFMLIAVGPVWTTLLGLALIAFPVTFYVSNLASALPALFPTSSRYGGMGISYNFAVAIFGGTAPFIMKGLITLTDNQMMPAYYLMVTSTIGAVGIYFLRESARKPLPGSMPSVATVEEAQELVKSQDENPLLDMDYLPFDESYEPPTPGTGIPVTVGRPESVED; from the coding sequence ATGCCCATAGACCGAAGCATGACTCAACCGGAATCAGGTGTTAAGGACACCGCGGATCACCGGCAAACGAAGCTTAAGAAGCCGCGTTTGCCCAAACTAAAAAAACGTAGGCTGGGCGTCGACGATGTAAATGTTGTTGATGGGCCCATGCTCAAGAAAGCCCTTAGCGGCACCGTCGTGGGAAACACCATGGAATGGTATGACGTCGGTGTCTTCGGATACTTGATCGGCACCATGGGCCCGGTGTTCCTGCCTGAGGCAGACCCCGATGTTCGGACTTTGTTCCTGCTGGGGACCTTCGCGGCTACCTTCTTGGCCCGCCCGCTCGGCGGCGTAGTGTTCGGCTGGCTTGGAGACAAAATCGGGCGCCAAAAGGTGCTCGCCACGACCTTGATGGTCATGGCCGCTTCAACTTTCGCCGTAGGGCTCCTCCCCGGATACGCACAAATCGGCATCTGGGCTGCAGTGCTTCTTGTCGTGGTCAAGCTCATTCAGGGCTTCTCCACCGGCGGTGAATACGCAGGCGCCACCACCTTCGTCAGTGAATATGCCCCGGACAAGCGCCGCGGTTACTTTGCCAGCATCCTTGACCTGGGCAGCTACATGGGCTTCGCCATCGGGGCGGCAACGGTCTCCGTGCTCCAGTTGACCCTGGGCCAGGACGCCATGGAACAGTGGGGTTGGCGTGTGCCGTTCCTCATCGCAGGACCCTTGGGCTTGATTGCCATTTACTTCCGCATGAAGATCGAAGAGTCCCCCCAGTTCCAGGCCACTCTGGATGCTAATGAGGAGGCGTCTAAGTCCGCTGCAGACAGCGACGTGAGCACCTCAAACGGCCCGGTCCACCTGGTCAAGGTGTACTGGCGCCAAGTCCTGCTCGCCATGATTCTTGTGGCAGCAGCCAACACCGCGGGCTACGCGCTCACGTCCTACATGCCAACATACTTGACCGATTCCATGGGTTACGACGAGATACACGGGACCATCCTCACCATCCCCATCCTGGTCGCCATGGCCGTGTGCATCCCCTTGGCGGGTCGCCTCTCCGATAGGATCGGGCGACGTCCCGTGCTGTGGGTCGGTGCGATCAGCACAGTAGTGCTGGCTATCCCTGCCTTCATGCTCATTGCCGTGGGTCCCGTCTGGACCACTCTGCTGGGGCTGGCGTTGATCGCCTTCCCTGTCACGTTTTACGTATCAAATCTGGCCTCGGCGCTGCCGGCATTGTTCCCAACCTCCAGCCGTTACGGCGGCATGGGCATCTCCTACAACTTTGCCGTGGCGATCTTTGGCGGTACCGCCCCCTTCATCATGAAGGGCCTGATCACCCTCACCGACAATCAGATGATGCCTGCCTACTATCTGATGGTGACGTCCACGATTGGCGCAGTGGGTATTTACTTCCTGCGTGAATCAGCCCGGAAGCCCCTGCCTGGCTCCATGCCAAGCGTGGCCACTGTGGAGGAAGCGCAGGAATTGGTGAAGTCGCAGGACGAGAATCCGTTGCTCGACATGGATTACCTGCCCTTCGACGAATCCTATGAGCCGCCAACCCCAGGCACCGGCATCCCGGTTACCGTGGGCCGGCCGGAATCCGTCGAGGACTAA
- a CDS encoding cysteine hydrolase, which yields MDTDSTAVVFIEFQNDFTSEGGVLHGAVKDSMEANATLDNAAKVLAAARAAGATVIHSPISFAPGYNEISKHPYGILKGVVDSTAFVKGAWGAEIMDRFAPEESDIVIEGKRGLDAFGSTNLDFILRAKGIKTVALAGFLTNCCVESTMRTAYERGYNVVTLTDAVAATSVEEGESAVKFDYPMFSKPTTSEEFVAALHSAGTLEDSSRGY from the coding sequence GTGGACACCGATTCAACAGCCGTAGTCTTCATTGAATTCCAGAACGATTTCACCTCTGAGGGAGGTGTTTTGCACGGTGCGGTCAAGGACTCCATGGAAGCCAACGCCACCTTGGATAATGCCGCGAAAGTACTTGCCGCAGCACGGGCAGCCGGCGCCACTGTGATCCACTCCCCCATCAGCTTTGCGCCTGGTTACAACGAGATCTCCAAGCATCCTTACGGCATTCTCAAGGGCGTGGTTGACTCCACGGCGTTTGTAAAAGGGGCTTGGGGCGCTGAAATTATGGACAGGTTTGCCCCAGAGGAATCCGACATTGTTATTGAAGGCAAGCGCGGCCTGGACGCGTTTGGCAGCACCAACCTCGATTTCATCCTGCGAGCCAAGGGCATTAAGACCGTGGCGTTGGCAGGATTCCTGACCAACTGCTGTGTGGAATCCACCATGCGCACCGCGTACGAACGTGGTTACAACGTGGTGACCTTGACCGACGCCGTGGCTGCCACCAGCGTCGAGGAGGGCGAGTCTGCGGTGAAGTTTGATTACCCCATGTTTTCCAAGCCCACCACATCGGAAGAGTTCGTTGCCGCTCTCCACTCGGCCGGCACACTCGAGGACTCTTCTCGAGGCTACTAG